Proteins encoded by one window of Chryseobacterium aquaeductus:
- a CDS encoding TPM domain-containing protein: MSQYLTDQQIASLVEAIKSAEDHSTGEIRVHIDSTTNRNNAETAYEVFNELCKDKTREKNAVLFHVNFEQKYLTIIGDTGIHAEVHQSYWDHLHDFITSEFAKGNFHKALKSAILETGLELKKHFPVTGENHNELPNEITFS; the protein is encoded by the coding sequence ATGAGCCAATATCTCACAGATCAACAAATAGCTTCCCTCGTGGAAGCTATAAAGTCGGCAGAAGATCATTCTACCGGAGAAATCAGAGTGCATATAGATTCTACTACAAACAGAAATAATGCAGAAACGGCTTATGAAGTCTTCAATGAACTTTGTAAAGATAAAACCAGAGAAAAAAACGCTGTTCTTTTTCATGTAAACTTCGAGCAAAAATACCTGACCATCATTGGTGACACGGGTATTCATGCAGAAGTACATCAATCTTATTGGGATCATCTGCACGATTTTATCACCTCAGAATTTGCAAAGGGTAACTTTCATAAAGCCTTAAAAAGTGCAATTCTAGAAACCGGCCTCGAACTCAAAAAACATTTTCCCGTAACAGGAGAAAACCACAACGAACTTCCCAATGAGATTACGTTCTCTTAA